A segment of the Methanoculleus sp. SDB genome:
TGAATACAAGCGGTATTTTAAGGCCCTTCGCGGCGGCAATGGCCGTTGCCTCCATGATCTGCGGGATGTAGTGGGTCGGACTGACGAGATTGATATTGTGGCATCCCTTCTCCTGCAGACTCAGCATATGCGTGGCGAGTTCACCACATGAAATCTCTCTCCCGTACCCTTCCTGACTGATCGGATAATTCTGGCAGAACGCGCATCGCATCGTGCAATGAGTGAAAAATATCGTTCCCGAGCCTGCCCGCCCGACAAGCGGCGGCTCCTCTCCGAAATGCGGGCCCGCACTGGCGACTGCCGGGAGAAGTCCGCTCCGGCAGTATCCTTTTTTGCCGGACAGGCGGTCGACATGGCATTTGCGCGGGCAGAGAGTACAGGAGGACAGAATACGGTATGCCTGCAGTATTCGCTCCCGGAGTTCGCCCGTATGCAACAGGGCGCGATACGAAGGCTCATTGGATTTCACCGTTTATCACCCAGAACCATGAGGCTGATGAGGGCTCAATGAGAAATTACTTTCAAATCCTTGAATCCTACGGCAATGTCGTAGTATCGGTTGTGGTCTTTGTGATCCCTGCCTGTATATATACGCGGCTGCGGGCCGAATACGGATACGGGTGTCCCATTTCCTTGTGTTCGCATCCGGCTGTCATCATTCAGGATATCTAATCCCGCAATCATGAGGGATCCGTCTGATATTTCATACGGAATAATTTTCGGCTGTTCTGTCCCTGCGGCTGTATTCGGACAGATGCCCGTCCTTGCCTGATGTACGGATCGGTGTTTCTTCT
Coding sequences within it:
- a CDS encoding radical SAM protein; this encodes MKSNEPSYRALLHTGELRERILQAYRILSSCTLCPRKCHVDRLSGKKGYCRSGLLPAVASAGPHFGEEPPLVGRAGSGTIFFTHCTMRCAFCQNYPISQEGYGREISCGELATHMLSLQEKGCHNINLVSPTHYIPQIMEATAIAAAKGLKIPLVFNTGGYDRPETLELLDGIVDIYMPDAKYGDNTSARTLSDAPDYVEAMQSAIREMHRQVGDLVTDDNGIALHGLLIRHLVLPGNIARSDRVMAFIATEISVHSYVNIMDQYLPCGRICSPGFDARLHRPVTAREYAFAIRCARENGLYRGFIGK